Sequence from the Rhodanobacter sp. genome:
CCGATCCCGCGCCGCTGCGCGCACAGGGGAGGCAACCGCCAATCGCTTCGCTCCAACCACACACGCACGCATCGCCATCAACGAAGGAGTCAACGCATGAGCACCACCTCGACCCACGACACGCTGGCCAAGGCCCGCATCGCCGTCCTCGGCTACGGCAGCCAGGGCCGCGCCCACGCCCTCAACCTGCGCGATTCCGGCCTCGACGTCGTGGTCGGCGTGCGCAAGGGCGGCCCCTCGTGGCAGAAGGCCAGCGCCGAAGGCTTCAACGTCGCCGAACCGGGCGAGGCGGTGAAGGGCGCCGACCTGGTCGCCGTGCTGACGCCCGACATGGTGCAGGCCGACCTGTACACGCAGAGCATCGAGCCGAACATCAAGCCCGGCGCCGCGCTGCTGTTCGCGCACGGCTTCAACGTGCACTTCAAGCGCATCGAGCCGCGCAAGGACATCGACGTGATCCTGGTCGCGCCCAAGGGCCCCGGGGCGCTGGTGCGCACCGAGTACGAGCGCGGCCGCGGCGTGCCCTGCATCTGGGCGGTGTACCAGGACGTGTCGGGCCAGGCCGAGGCGAAGGCGCACGCCTATGCCGACGGCATCGGCGGCGGCCGCGCCATGCTGATCAAGACCGACTTCAAGGAAGAGACCGAGACCGACCTGTTCGGCGAGCAGGCCGTGCTGTGCGGCGGCGCCTCGTCGCTGGTGCAGGCCGGCTTCGAGACCCTGGTGGAAGCCGGCTACCAGCCGGAAATCGCCTACTACGAAGTGCTGCACGAACTGAAGCTGATCGTCGACCTGTTCTACGAGGGCGGCATCACCAAGATGCTGGAGTTCGTCTCCGAGACCGCGCAGTACGGCGACTACGTCAGCGGCCCGCGCGTGATCGACGCCGGCGTGAAGCAACGCATGCAGGGCGTGCTGAAGGACATCCAGGACGGCACCTTCGCGCGCAACTGGATCGCCGAGTACGAAGCCGGCCTGCCGAACTACAAGAAGTTCAAGCAGGCCGACCTCGACCACCCGGTCGAGCAGGTGGGCCACAAGCTGCGCGCGCGCATGCCGTGGCTGCAGCCCAACGCCGCCAAGCCGGCCGAGCCGCTGAAGAAGGCCGGCTGACGCCACCGCGGGCCGTGCGCGATGCGCGGCCCGTCTTCCACGCAAGAGCCAACGAACACGAGGTCCGCCATGAAACGCTTTCACATTGCCCTGGCCGTCGCCGACCTGGACGCCTCCATCGCCGACTACAGCAAGCGCCTCGGCCAGCCGCCGCAGGCCCTGGTGTACGGCATCTACGCGATGTGGCGCACCGACAACCTCAACTTCTCGATCCGCCAGCAGCCGGAGAACGCCGGCCGGATCTGCCAGCTCGGTTTCGAGGACGACAGCGCGCCGGGCTTCAGCAGCAGCACCGACGTGAACGGCATCGCGTGGGAACGCTTCTCCACGCTGGAGCAGGACCTGCAGATCATCGCCACCTTCGGCGTGCCGGTGCATCCCGCCGTCGAGCGCGACCTGATCCGCAACTGACGCCTGCCCCTCTACGCCAACGGAAACCCATCGTGACCTCCACGCAGACCGCCCATGCGACCCCCGCCCTCGACCAGCGCCCGCTCGCCGGCCGCGCCATGACCGGCGCCGAGGCGATCGTGCAGGTATTGGCCGACGAAGGCGCGGGCGTGCTGTTCGGCTATTCCGGCGGCGCCATCCTGCCGGTGTACGACGCGGTGTTCCGCTACAACGCCGAGCACGCCACGGCCGACGGCCGCGAACCGATGCCGCTGATCGTGCCGGCCAACGAACAGGGCGCCGGCTTCATGGCGGCCGGCTACGCACGCGCCTCCGGCAAGGTGGGCGTGGCCATCGTCACCTCCGGCCCCGGCGCCACCAACACGGTGACGCCGGTGCGCGACGCGATGGCCGACTCCACGCCGATGGTGGTGGTCTGCGGCCAGGTGGCCACGCCCGCGCTGGGCACCGACGCGTTCCAGGAGGCGCCGGTGAGCAACATCATGGGCGCCTGTGCCAAGCACGTGTTCCTGGTCACCGACATCGCGCAACTGGAAGCCACCCTGCGCACCGCGTTCGAGATCGCGCGCAGCGGCCGGCCCGGCCCGGTCGTGGTGGACATTCCCAAGGACGTGCAGAACGCTCCGCTGCGCTTCGACGGCGCCTGCCGCCTGCCGATACCCGGCTACCGCGCGCGCCTGCGCGCCGTCGAGAACGCGCGGCTGGACGATGCCGCCTGCGCCGCCTTCTTCGACGCGCTGATGCGTGCGAAACGCCCGCTGATCTATGCCGGCGGCGGCGTGATCGCGGCCGAGGCCTCGGCCGCACTGCGCGACTTCGCCGACGCCTTCGGCCTGCCGGTCACCACCACCTTGATGGGCCTGGGCGCGTGCGACAGCACCGCGCCGCTGGCGCTGCACATGCTGGGCAT
This genomic interval carries:
- the ilvC gene encoding ketol-acid reductoisomerase, which gives rise to MSTTSTHDTLAKARIAVLGYGSQGRAHALNLRDSGLDVVVGVRKGGPSWQKASAEGFNVAEPGEAVKGADLVAVLTPDMVQADLYTQSIEPNIKPGAALLFAHGFNVHFKRIEPRKDIDVILVAPKGPGALVRTEYERGRGVPCIWAVYQDVSGQAEAKAHAYADGIGGGRAMLIKTDFKEETETDLFGEQAVLCGGASSLVQAGFETLVEAGYQPEIAYYEVLHELKLIVDLFYEGGITKMLEFVSETAQYGDYVSGPRVIDAGVKQRMQGVLKDIQDGTFARNWIAEYEAGLPNYKKFKQADLDHPVEQVGHKLRARMPWLQPNAAKPAEPLKKAG